DNA from Elaeis guineensis isolate ETL-2024a chromosome 2, EG11, whole genome shotgun sequence:
TTAAAAAGAGACTTAGAGTTTTGATATTTCTTGTTAATTTTTTCACTGGTAATGCCTATATTTGTAGAATATCCCATTAATTTCTTTATAACTTTATCCATATTAAGTACAGAAAATTTATATTATTCATATCAGCATCTAAATCTATATTTGAGTTGATATACGTGCATGTATCAATATTTAGTACCAAAATGCAAGCAGAACCACATAATAGAAAGGACCTATTTTTATCCCAAATTAAGCTGATTTAACGAAATCATGGTGCCCATGTTGTTCATTATCCCTTATGATGAGTGATCTATCTAACATATATATCATATCCTTTGATATGATTTATGGCCAACCAATGTTACTCCATCTCCTGAGAATTAATATGCTCCATCAAACATATTAAACATTAAAATTTAATGAGTTGTGCACAGAACATCTTTTTTATGGGCTTGTACATAAGATATGGTGTTTTTATATAGGCCTTGTATAGGATTCATGTATTCAATCAAAAATTACCTGGTTCAATCTACTAAAATTAGAAActacatttaaaattttaaatgttcAACATGTTATGTTGCACATAATGCACAAGATTTCATTCATTGCATTTCAAGGCCTTATCTTAATTTTTAGATTGAGTACACTGGACTTTTTGATGTTAATGTGTTAGACCAAGCTATCCAATATAATTGTTACGTGATATATTCCATGACAACCTATATATGTTGCTTATTTAAATCTAGTTGTATCAAACAATATACCGAACGGTCGAAATTTGGATGACTTGGTCATGTATGCATGCCATTAAACCATGATTTTCTTTAATTTGTACCAGTTAGCTTCAATCAACTTGCGAACGAGTCATCTCTCCCCCATTCACTATAATTTGATTATGTGCATCCCTTGGATTCTTTGCTtgttatatatttattcataacaaaaataaaataaaataaagaaagggGTCCAACACATGCATAAACAAATTATGACGTGCAAGCATCACCTCTCAAACAACAACGTTAGACATGCAAGCTGAACCGTGATCTTTGGCTTTTGCTTACATAATTTTCCAACAAATggaatttaataagttgatcattgAACAAATTCTTAACTAACTCGTTTATGTCATAATGCATGGACAAACATATATGGAGACACTAAAAGGCTTGAGATCTCAATTTGAAAGCACTGGTACCATCAAGGACGTCAAAAGCTTGGCCTTTTAAGAGCAACGAGAATGGACAGAAAAATAAGGAGTCGTCCGTCCACTTTCAGTATAGTATAGCCTAGATTCAGCAACGCTCGAGGCCTCTCATATTACCAAAACAGCAGCTCTTCAGACCACTCGCAAGAAAGAATCAATTTAGGCTTAGACACATCAGACATTAATATGTAGAGGACCAAGAGAGAGAGCCAATACATCTAGCGAACAAGCCAGCCATTAGAAAATAGAAACAATTATTCTCATGTAGAAAAGCCGTTAGGAAGAGAAGTGTATCTATCGGTGGTTACCATAAACAATaccaaaaggaatccaagctcaAAATTCCTGAGGCCTTTACATCGATTTATTTCAAAGTTTTCGGcaccaccttcttcttcttcctcttcctcctcttcctcttcctcctcctcccatcTTCTCCTcactaattatatttataataatcaGTTCAAGTGATCAGCCAAGGAAAGGCTGTTCAATGCCAGCTTCCTGAGATTGGAAGTGAGATGAGAGACCGGCGACTTCAACCCAGGGGCCTCGTTAAAGCTCTCGTCGCACGAGTCGATGTCGGAGAGCGCCGCCGAGAGGTTGCTCATGAGCTCGTCGTGGCTTCCGGCCCCCTTGATGTTCTCCAACCCCTTCTGGAGATCAAGGACCAGCATATCAAAGTTCTGCCGGCACACGTCGATGCCGCCCTTCACCTCGCTGCCGGTGGTCGGCGAATCCATGAGCGCATCGGCCAGAGCCTTGGCAGCCTTAGCGCCGGACACAGCCGCCCAGACCGTGGCCTCGATCATGGATTCGGCGGTCACGGTGCGCACATCCGGGACGAAGGACTGGCAGAGCCGGGGAAATTCCGCGCGCCTGCAGACGCTGGATACGGCGGGGACGGGGAAGCGGCCGCGGTGTTGGATGCGGTGGAGGAGGCGAGACTCGGCCGTGGTGGTGGTGGAGGCGAGGAGGAGGACAGCTAGCAGCGCCAATGGAAGAGAGATTTGGGGTCTTTCCATCTCGACAGGCCACGTGTCCTCTCCCTGGCTCTCGCAGTTGTTGGAGCGAGAACGGAAGGGAAGGGGACAAGTGAATGGGAGGACGGGGGAAAAGGGGTACGGGGGAGCGGGGATTATATATGGAGAGGAGAGGGGTGGGCGAGCTTGGCTCGAGCTCCAAATGGGCAACGGCCGTTGAAACCGTTGTGGAGGAGCTGGTGGGGCCTGTGGTGTACCTTAAATGCGGCGCACCTGGATGTTGTTGGACGGACTCGTGGTCGGGCCTGTGGTCTACCTTAAACGGCCGTTGAAACGGTTGTGCGGCCGCCTCGGCCGTGGCCAGGGCCTGAAATAGTCATAGAGTTAGGCCAAGCCTGAACCGAGCCCATATGGCAACCGTTGCCCCGCCCAGCAGACAGCTGCCCGGTATagcacctctaaaatattattttttattaattttataattatttaaaaaataatgtattgttattatctatttaatatttaCTTTATTATTAAACACTTTTATaagttttttaataaaatattattgaataaaatattattatttataaataatgatAAAGCTCCATCTATCCGGTGGTAGAATATTGGACTGCAGCCAACCCCAGGCACCATATGGCCTCGCATGCCTCAAAATTAATTGATAGGCTCTAATTttggaaaataaaaaataaaaacctcaTAAATGATCCCATaaaatatcttttcttttctattctcCATTTATCATTAAATTAAATACCAGAGATGTTAAATAATATAGGCGCTAATCTCATGAATGACCtatgaaatatctttttttttttttgggattaaATATCATGAATGagatattaaataattatataggTACCAAAACAACACATGGCAAATGGAGTCTCATgtatagaataaaaataaaatctcatgaTCTCATAAAATATCCCTTTTTTTCCTACCAAAATATCCTCAATTCATCATTGAGCTAAATGTCATTAATGAGGTATTAAATAAGTATACAAGGGGTGAAATAATATACATGATGAATAAAAAGCTCTGCCAATAAAGAACCTCTATTttaatatacatacataaataaatatgGGAAACTCTAAGTAAAAAAAAAGTGATGAAAGGTCGTTATATCAAGAGGGAAATGGTAGATTCGTGGATTTTTTCATAGCCTATCATCCTCACTAATCAAAATGTGTAGAACAGATTTTAGATACCAAACAACCAGATCATACTCTGCAAATGTTATATTACCAAAGTGACTCGAAATTTTATGAGATTCAGTCGGATGATATTTTCCATTCATCGATGAGTACCCAACCATTCAACATGCgatatgatataaaattatttaaggaATCATGATGCATCATATCTAGTTTAGTGTGTAAAGCAAGTGCTCCTCCCTAGCGGCCATTATAAAACATAGTTGACTTGCACGAGACAACATGAAACTGAGAATGCAACGGAAGTACCCTATAGATTTCAACCACACAACAATTTTTGACCTATACATTAATTCAACCAtcaaacattttttttaaaaaaaaattaatccctCGAAGGATCATCAAGCAGCAATAACAACGACAAATTGGACCCAGAATAAAGATGATGGTGATCTCTCTCTGGATCGTCGTCCACGGTCGTGGACGGGCCACAAAACATTCCTCCCCACCGCGGGAAGTATATTAAGGTGACCGGAAGGGTACAGGCAAGGATCATGATGCCCATGAGAGAGATGCCACTTTCCATGGAGTACCTGGATCCGGAGAAGAACAGTAATTGGATTATGACCGCACCCAGAGGTCCACCACTCGCTGTCATTCCTGAAATCACACCTAGATACCTGTTTAGAAAGAGACGAACGTTTTCCTTCAAGTCATCGAATATAAGGACCGGGCAGTGCGCGCGCgcgcgtctctctctctctctctctctctctctctatatatatatatatatgacaagAATATGTTTTAGctgttcaaaaaaaattaaagatcattTTTAATAAAGAACAGTTCATTTTTGTTGGCATAAGttttattttcttcaattttatttttatagatggatgagaaaaaaagagagaagattttTCGGCTGTTTTATTTGTTGACaccattattttaatttttttaatttttccagTCCTACTAATTGAGGGAGCACATGAGGCagtaaacaaaataaaaaaaaaatcagagaaataaaaatacaaatgaTCATGATTTCTTGTCCAAATTGTGTCATTATAGTGCAAGTTTGCAtctgtaaattaaataataaaatgagACTTGAAACTCGGACTTATACTTGATGCAGAGTAACAaatgaatcaaatatttttatgatatttttatctatGGTGCAAGAGAAAAGATATCATTACTTTCACATTATggataaaaaattaagttttattaaaattaaaaaaaaaatgaattgaaATTCCGAATGCTAAAACCGTTGGGACCATGAATTAAAGCAGACAATACCTGTCGTGAGCCCTTGTTGAGTGAAAACGGAGGGTAACAGAATCACATACCTCTTCGAAACGAAAGGAACAACCCCGAAAGCCAGACCCGCCGCGGCCTGAACGAAGACTGCTAAGAGAAACATGACGGCCATGGAAGCCTCCAGAGTGCCAACCCTCCCAAGAAGGACACCGAGCAGCCCTCCGAGAGTCTGCACGGCCCACAGGCTCCACAGTCTCCCCCTCATCCCGAACCTCCTCCCCATGGCGTCCGACACCATCCCACCGCCCGGCCTAGACACCGCGTTCGCCGCCCCGAAGCAGCACGCCACCACCCCCGCCGCCTCCATCCCCAGCCCGAACCGCTCGTAGAAGTACCCCGCCAGGATGTTCTCCATCGTCAGCTCCACCCCGTAGCTGTACGCGTACGTCATTCCCAGTATCCACCCTCTGTAGTTCCCGAGCCCACCGCCGAGCACCCTCCAGACGTCCGAAT
Protein-coding regions in this window:
- the LOC140855775 gene encoding probable high-affinity nitrate transporter 2.4 isoform X1, coding for MKEEVEAGSGFALPVDEESKATELRVFSFAGPHMRAFHLAWLSLFSCFFSTFAAPPLLPVLRATLSLSPSDVSAAGVASVSGAIIARLAMGPACDLVGPRRALVAASLLTATPAIVAAAAVSSPAGFILLRFLSGLSLSNFVANQCWMSSMFSPCVVGLANALCAGWANMGSAAAQLLMPLAYSLLLRLGAAPSTTCRVTLLLPAALQVAAALAVLAFGQDFPVEGKIMSRLDKKDRNSDVWRVLGGGLGNYRGWILGMTYAYSYGVELTMENILAGYFYERFGLGMEAAGVVACCFGAANAVSRPGGGMVSDAMGRRFGMRGRLWSLWAVQTLGGLLGVLLGRVGTLEASMAVMFLLAVFVQAAAGLAFGVVPFVSKRYLGVISGMTASGGPLGAVIIQLLFFSGSRYSMESGISLMGIMILACTLPVTLIYFPRWGGMFCGPSTTVDDDPERDHHHLYSGSNLSLLLLLDDPSRD
- the LOC105046260 gene encoding uncharacterized protein; this encodes MERPQISLPLALLAVLLLASTTTTAESRLLHRIQHRGRFPVPAVSSVCRRAEFPRLCQSFVPDVRTVTAESMIEATVWAAVSGAKAAKALADALMDSPTTGSEVKGGIDVCRQNFDMLVLDLQKGLENIKGAGSHDELMSNLSAALSDIDSCDESFNEAPGLKSPVSHLTSNLRKLALNSLSLADHLN